One segment of Thermococcus profundus DNA contains the following:
- a CDS encoding energy-coupling factor transporter transmembrane component T family protein, producing the protein MRGLLLVLGFLLIGMWLMEVEFGVLLDGLKVVLPFIAIAVVLRLTFGVGSSSTPTGSLEYFLRLLLMFLPFLILAETSKPSELRDLLLNLGFPLWLVISVFLLMKNVEAGKRILREVKIAQTSRGMDFNRGNFVARLWNSKTLVIPLVAWGLVRSGDLSRSLEARGFSLEKKPTTLTDGGIGGKDILTMGVMLLILAIALKL; encoded by the coding sequence ATGAGGGGCCTCCTCCTGGTTCTGGGCTTTCTGCTGATTGGAATGTGGCTGATGGAGGTTGAGTTCGGGGTTCTTCTGGACGGTTTAAAGGTAGTTCTCCCGTTTATCGCTATTGCGGTGGTGTTGAGACTCACTTTTGGGGTGGGAAGTTCCTCAACTCCTACTGGGTCCCTTGAGTATTTCCTCAGGCTTCTCCTGATGTTCCTCCCATTCTTGATCCTGGCAGAGACATCAAAGCCCAGTGAGCTCAGGGACTTGCTCCTGAACCTGGGGTTCCCCCTGTGGCTGGTGATCTCTGTGTTTTTACTAATGAAGAACGTGGAGGCCGGTAAGAGGATCCTGAGGGAGGTGAAGATCGCCCAAACCTCCCGGGGGATGGATTTTAACCGGGGAAACTTTGTGGCGAGACTCTGGAACTCGAAAACCCTCGTGATTCCCCTGGTTGCGTGGGGGCTGGTGAGGTCTGGCGACCTTTCGAGGTCACTTGAGGCCAGGGGCTTCTCGCTTGAGAAGAAGCCGACGACCCTCACTGATGGGGGAATTGGGGGAAAAGATATTCTGACAATGGGAGTGATGCTTCTTATCCTTGCAATAGCTCTAAAACTGTAA
- a CDS encoding 50S ribosomal protein L15e, with the protein MSMYKYIREAWKSPKKSYVGDLLKVRMIKWRREPVVVRAERPTRLDRARSLGYQAKQGYVIVRVRVRKGGRKRPRWKGGRKPSKMGMVKYSPKKSLQWIAEEKAARKYPNLEVLNSYWVGEDGMYKWFEVILVDPHHPVIKSDPKINWIAGKAHKGRVFRGLTSAGRKSRGLRNKGKGAEKVRPSVRANKGKTK; encoded by the coding sequence ATGAGCATGTACAAGTACATTAGGGAAGCCTGGAAGAGCCCGAAGAAGAGCTACGTTGGGGACCTTCTCAAGGTCAGGATGATAAAGTGGAGGAGAGAGCCGGTCGTCGTCCGCGCCGAGAGGCCGACGAGGCTCGACCGCGCTAGGAGCCTCGGTTACCAGGCCAAGCAGGGCTACGTCATCGTCCGCGTCAGGGTTAGGAAGGGCGGCAGAAAGAGGCCTAGGTGGAAGGGCGGCAGGAAGCCGAGCAAGATGGGTATGGTCAAGTACTCACCGAAGAAGAGCCTCCAGTGGATAGCCGAGGAGAAAGCAGCTAGAAAGTACCCGAACCTTGAGGTTCTCAACTCCTACTGGGTCGGAGAGGACGGTATGTACAAGTGGTTCGAGGTCATTCTCGTTGATCCGCACCACCCGGTCATCAAGAGCGACCCGAAGATCAACTGGATAGCCGGCAAGGCCCACAAGGGACGCGTCTTCCGCGGCCTCACCAGCGCCGGCAGGAAGAGCAGGGGACTTAGGAACAAGGGTAAGGGTGCCGAGAAGGTCAGGCCCAGCGTAAGGGCCAACAAGGGCAAGACTAAGTGA
- a CDS encoding PrsW family intramembrane metalloprotease yields the protein MDILGWLVFFAYAPALILLWYFYHEDRLEPEPKKYVLMTFLLGATLSVAVAFVVEALLTPRWGYQRSLLPAGAFYMALVAGVVEEPSKALAILYPFRAGQMDGIMDGVVYGVAAGLGFAATENFLYGLGYGLHVTVFRAFLTPFAHGTWSAIVGVGYGLLSEGKADSVGGFLMTAMLLHFLWDYFAFLSVAVPAYDIMLILLLFVNVAILRYLLLMGRAEDEQKRWYYVLRGMWR from the coding sequence ATGGACATCCTGGGCTGGCTGGTGTTTTTCGCGTACGCTCCTGCTCTGATCCTGCTTTGGTACTTCTACCATGAGGACAGGCTCGAGCCTGAGCCGAAAAAGTACGTCCTGATGACGTTCCTCTTAGGTGCCACCCTTTCTGTGGCGGTAGCGTTTGTTGTGGAGGCGCTTCTTACACCCCGGTGGGGATACCAGAGGTCCCTCCTTCCTGCGGGGGCGTTCTACATGGCCCTCGTTGCGGGTGTGGTTGAGGAGCCTTCAAAAGCCCTGGCGATCCTTTATCCTTTCAGGGCTGGCCAGATGGACGGCATAATGGACGGCGTTGTTTACGGAGTCGCGGCAGGGCTCGGCTTTGCGGCGACCGAGAACTTCCTCTACGGACTGGGATACGGCCTCCATGTAACCGTGTTCAGGGCGTTCCTTACCCCATTCGCCCACGGCACCTGGAGCGCCATAGTGGGGGTCGGCTACGGCCTGCTCTCTGAGGGGAAGGCAGATTCAGTGGGGGGCTTCCTCATGACTGCCATGCTTCTCCACTTCCTCTGGGACTACTTCGCCTTCCTCAGCGTTGCCGTTCCTGCCTACGACATAATGCTGATACTGCTCCTCTTCGTCAACGTCGCCATCCTGAGGTACCTCCTCCTCATGGGGAGGGCTGAAGACGAGCAGAAAAGGTGGTACTACGTCCTGCGGGGTATGTGGAGGTGA
- a CDS encoding META domain-containing protein: MRKILALFIVGFVVFASGCVEEKTGLTKEDILNALESINTMEYGENITISMHAKDPMSNETLSVRESIAIRALIDGTKNVSLVRGNVTVHANGDALYIPLEAYVNGTSAFININGTWYDVRNMTQAYEELYQGNADIKYLEKLIREKDIEIEQRGDLYVFRTNITFDELMNVLNRSTVLHNLMDMANMSVRTNEGWIEVGFKEDGTPVYLKDYFNITMTFHVSQSMIVNSTIDQSSINPSIEFIIQDSERIFSINEPLNITKPQGVENAEPLVKSPFVG, translated from the coding sequence ATGAGGAAGATACTGGCGTTGTTTATAGTGGGGTTTGTGGTCTTTGCAAGCGGGTGCGTGGAGGAGAAAACCGGGCTCACGAAGGAGGATATCCTTAACGCTTTGGAATCCATAAACACCATGGAATACGGAGAGAACATCACCATAAGCATGCACGCGAAAGATCCCATGAGCAATGAAACCCTGAGCGTTAGGGAGAGTATTGCCATCCGCGCGCTCATCGACGGCACGAAGAACGTCTCTTTAGTTCGCGGAAACGTTACAGTCCACGCTAACGGTGATGCTCTGTACATACCATTGGAGGCTTACGTCAACGGCACCAGCGCGTTTATAAACATAAACGGAACCTGGTACGACGTGAGGAACATGACCCAGGCATACGAAGAACTTTATCAGGGTAATGCAGACATTAAATACTTGGAAAAACTCATACGGGAGAAGGACATAGAGATAGAGCAGAGGGGAGACCTTTACGTGTTCAGAACAAACATCACCTTTGATGAGCTCATGAACGTCCTTAACAGGAGCACCGTCCTCCACAACTTGATGGACATGGCAAACATGAGCGTCAGAACGAACGAGGGATGGATCGAGGTTGGCTTCAAAGAAGACGGAACACCGGTTTATCTCAAGGACTACTTCAACATCACTATGACGTTCCACGTTTCACAGTCGATGATAGTGAACTCCACCATCGACCAGAGCTCCATTAACCCAAGCATTGAATTCATAATACAGGACAGCGAGAGGATATTCAGCATAAACGAGCCGCTGAACATAACTAAGCCGCAGGGAGTTGAGAACGCAGAGCCGTTGGTCAAATCACCGTTTGTAGGGTAG
- a CDS encoding DUF1667 domain-containing protein, with protein sequence MKVYRFTCIVCPLGCSIEVKVENGKIVDVTGHTCPRGQEWAIEEVTSPKRIVMSVVPVEGGALPTVSVKTAEPVPKDKIPKLMRFLAGLKLKAPIEIGRVVAEWEGIKIVATRGA encoded by the coding sequence ATGAAAGTTTACCGCTTCACCTGCATCGTCTGTCCCCTAGGATGCTCGATCGAGGTCAAAGTGGAGAACGGGAAGATCGTGGACGTCACAGGGCACACCTGTCCGCGCGGTCAGGAGTGGGCGATAGAGGAGGTTACCAGTCCGAAGAGGATCGTGATGAGCGTTGTGCCCGTTGAAGGGGGCGCCCTCCCAACGGTGAGCGTCAAGACTGCCGAACCTGTGCCGAAGGATAAGATACCCAAACTGATGAGGTTCCTGGCCGGACTGAAGCTAAAGGCACCTATTGAGATCGGCCGGGTAGTTGCAGAGTGGGAGGGAATAAAAATAGTGGCCACGAGGGGGGCTTAG
- a CDS encoding NAD(P)/FAD-dependent oxidoreductase, which produces MEPMPQIPMLSYDVVVIGGGPAGMAAAVKAKELGLNVLLLDENDYLGGILPQCIHPGFGLHYFKEELTGPEFASRLARRMVELGVEYRTSSRVLEIRNYSDLEKVVIFTSPAGVYQAWAKAIIYAAGARERHAFEIGIVGDRVAGIYTAGEAQTLMDVYGILPGKEIVIVGSGDVGLIMARRFALEGAKVKAVVELMPYPGGLARNVMILKDFNIPLYLSHKVVEVRGRGRVQRVKVVKVDENFNEVPGSEFWIEADTLVISAGLVPSVKKLKKIGVEIDPATGGPIVNDRLETSVPGIFVAGNSLLINDLVDYVAEQGELAAEAAKEFIDKGGIESRNWVKVEKGENVRLIAPHYLSGDRDVHLYLRVARPMEDVEVRVPEIGKRLRLPVVKPAEMIRLKLKAEEIQKAGEKLTVEVVGA; this is translated from the coding sequence ATGGAGCCGATGCCGCAGATTCCAATGCTTTCCTACGACGTCGTTGTCATAGGCGGCGGCCCAGCTGGAATGGCAGCTGCCGTAAAAGCCAAGGAGCTCGGACTCAACGTGCTCCTCCTCGATGAGAACGATTACTTGGGCGGAATCCTCCCGCAGTGCATACACCCCGGCTTCGGCCTCCACTACTTCAAGGAGGAGCTGACCGGGCCGGAGTTTGCGTCGAGGCTGGCGAGGAGAATGGTAGAGCTCGGCGTTGAGTACAGAACCTCTTCCAGGGTTCTTGAGATAAGGAACTACTCCGACCTTGAGAAGGTTGTGATTTTCACCTCGCCCGCTGGAGTTTATCAGGCCTGGGCGAAGGCGATCATCTACGCGGCCGGAGCGAGGGAGAGGCACGCCTTCGAGATCGGCATAGTCGGAGACCGCGTTGCAGGAATTTACACAGCCGGAGAGGCCCAAACCCTCATGGATGTTTACGGCATCCTTCCGGGCAAGGAGATTGTGATAGTCGGCTCCGGTGATGTCGGCTTGATAATGGCGCGGAGGTTTGCCCTCGAGGGCGCGAAGGTTAAGGCCGTCGTTGAGCTCATGCCCTATCCGGGAGGCCTTGCAAGGAACGTGATGATACTGAAGGACTTCAACATCCCGCTCTACCTGAGCCATAAGGTCGTTGAAGTCCGCGGAAGGGGAAGAGTCCAGAGGGTCAAAGTGGTTAAAGTGGACGAGAACTTCAACGAAGTCCCGGGAAGCGAGTTCTGGATCGAGGCAGACACCCTGGTCATATCCGCAGGGCTGGTTCCGAGCGTTAAGAAGCTGAAGAAGATAGGCGTTGAAATTGACCCGGCAACGGGCGGCCCAATCGTAAACGATAGACTTGAGACGAGCGTTCCAGGGATATTCGTTGCCGGAAACTCCCTCCTCATAAACGACCTCGTTGACTACGTGGCTGAGCAGGGCGAACTTGCCGCCGAAGCTGCCAAAGAGTTCATTGATAAGGGAGGAATAGAGAGCAGGAATTGGGTGAAGGTGGAGAAGGGTGAGAACGTACGCCTAATAGCTCCGCACTACCTAAGCGGCGACCGCGATGTACACCTCTACCTTCGCGTTGCAAGGCCGATGGAGGACGTCGAGGTAAGGGTTCCGGAGATAGGGAAGCGCCTCCGCCTACCAGTGGTGAAGCCGGCCGAGATGATAAGGCTGAAGCTTAAGGCGGAGGAAATCCAGAAGGCTGGAGAAAAGCTCACCGTCGAGGTGGTGGGGGCATGA
- a CDS encoding NAD(P)/FAD-dependent oxidoreductase, with translation MKTRVAIIGAGISGASIARVLSRYENLEVHLIEKAPDVGWGVSKANTALIHGGYDDDPEKYPVRARLCIRGNRIWHQWVKELQIAHVWNGALIVATKEEDFDELEKLLERGRKNGVPEMRIVEGDELFHLEPGLTKEAIGALWVPIVGQIAPIPAVIALVENAVANGVKTHLETEVTGIKVENGEVKGVETNNGFIEADIVINAAGLYADKIARMAGIDYFEIHPRKGEYYLFDDDVPGPRRVLFPTPTPVSKGIVVTTEVSGHMMIGPNAQDLPPEEKEDFATTEEGLREVWEGARKLWPNLPPKSKVIRTFAGLRPEPTGGDFIIKAEEEVQGFINVAGIRSPGLTSAPAIAYEVAEIIQRDLGVKLVEKERWNPYRKEITHFFMLPPEKANEMVKRNPAYGKIVCRCNHVSEGDILEAIERMKFIGVKTPSVDSVKFRTKATTGTCQGSFCRPRIVQLLAREYGVEPWKITLKGRGSEIGIGDVKALLRGDEA, from the coding sequence ATGAAGACGAGAGTGGCCATAATTGGCGCTGGAATAAGCGGCGCTAGCATAGCGCGCGTCCTGAGCAGATACGAGAACCTTGAGGTTCATCTAATAGAGAAAGCTCCCGACGTCGGATGGGGAGTCAGCAAGGCCAACACCGCCCTCATCCACGGCGGCTACGACGACGATCCCGAGAAGTATCCGGTGAGGGCAAGACTCTGCATCCGCGGGAACCGGATTTGGCACCAGTGGGTTAAGGAGCTTCAGATAGCCCATGTCTGGAACGGTGCTTTGATAGTCGCCACGAAGGAGGAGGACTTCGACGAGCTTGAGAAGCTCCTGGAGAGGGGGAGGAAAAACGGCGTCCCCGAGATGAGGATAGTCGAGGGGGATGAGCTCTTCCACCTCGAGCCGGGTCTTACCAAAGAGGCTATAGGCGCCCTCTGGGTTCCGATAGTCGGGCAGATAGCTCCGATTCCAGCAGTTATAGCCCTAGTCGAGAACGCCGTGGCGAACGGAGTTAAAACGCACCTTGAGACCGAGGTTACAGGCATAAAGGTCGAGAACGGCGAGGTGAAGGGGGTCGAAACCAACAACGGCTTCATCGAGGCGGACATTGTTATAAACGCCGCCGGTCTCTACGCGGACAAAATCGCCCGGATGGCCGGGATAGACTACTTCGAGATACACCCGAGGAAGGGCGAGTACTACCTCTTTGACGACGATGTTCCCGGACCGAGGAGGGTTCTCTTCCCGACACCCACGCCCGTAAGCAAGGGAATAGTCGTAACCACCGAGGTCAGCGGCCACATGATGATAGGGCCGAACGCCCAGGATCTTCCGCCCGAGGAGAAGGAGGACTTCGCCACGACTGAGGAGGGCCTCAGGGAGGTCTGGGAAGGAGCCAGGAAGCTCTGGCCAAACCTCCCACCTAAAAGCAAGGTGATAAGGACGTTCGCAGGTTTAAGACCTGAGCCAACAGGTGGGGACTTCATAATCAAGGCCGAAGAGGAGGTTCAGGGCTTCATAAACGTAGCGGGGATACGCTCCCCGGGTTTAACGAGCGCCCCTGCCATAGCATACGAGGTCGCTGAGATCATCCAGCGCGACCTCGGCGTTAAACTCGTGGAGAAGGAGAGGTGGAATCCGTACAGAAAGGAGATAACGCACTTCTTCATGCTTCCGCCGGAGAAGGCGAACGAGATGGTAAAACGGAACCCTGCCTATGGAAAGATAGTGTGCAGATGCAACCACGTGAGCGAGGGGGATATCCTAGAGGCCATCGAGAGGATGAAGTTCATAGGGGTTAAAACGCCGAGCGTCGATTCCGTCAAGTTCAGGACGAAGGCAACAACTGGAACCTGCCAGGGAAGCTTCTGCAGGCCGAGAATCGTCCAGCTTCTCGCCAGAGAATACGGTGTTGAGCCCTGGAAAATAACCCTCAAGGGAAGGGGAAGCGAGATTGGAATAGGTGACGTCAAGGCCCTTCTCAGGGGGGATGAAGCATGA
- the glpK gene encoding glycerol kinase GlpK, with translation MDKFILSLDEGTTSARAIIFDRESNVHGVGQYEFPQHYPKPGWVEHNPEEIWEAQLRAIKTAIDRAKIEPSQIAGIGITNQRETTLVWDREGKPLYNAIVWQCRRTAEMVEEIKREYGAMIKKKTGLVPDAYFSASKLKWLLDNVPGLRGKAERGEVLFGTVDTFLIYRLTGKHVTDYSNASRTMLFNIRKLEWDGELLELFDIPESVLPEVRESSEVYGYTKREILGAEIPVSGDAGDQQAALFGQAAFETGMVKATYGTGSFILANTGKMVRYSENLLTTIAWGLRGRVSYALEGSVFVTGAAVQWLRDGIKIIQHASETEELATKLESNEGVYFVPAFVGLGAPYWDQFARGLIIGITRGTGREHLARATLEAIAYLTRDVVEEMEKLVQIKDLRVDGGVTANDFLMQFQADILNRKVIRPVVKETTALGAAYLAGLAIGYWESLEEIKDLWKAEKVFEPRMDEETRERLYRGWKEAVKRAMGWARVVGAK, from the coding sequence ATGGACAAGTTCATACTCTCTCTTGACGAGGGGACCACATCGGCGAGGGCGATAATCTTCGACAGGGAGAGCAACGTCCACGGGGTTGGGCAGTACGAGTTCCCCCAGCACTATCCCAAGCCTGGATGGGTTGAGCACAATCCCGAGGAAATCTGGGAGGCCCAGCTTAGGGCCATAAAAACCGCAATTGATAGGGCCAAAATCGAGCCAAGCCAGATAGCGGGCATAGGCATCACAAATCAGCGCGAAACGACGCTCGTATGGGACAGAGAGGGAAAGCCGCTATACAACGCGATAGTCTGGCAGTGCAGGAGAACCGCGGAGATGGTAGAGGAGATAAAGCGCGAGTACGGAGCTATGATAAAGAAGAAGACGGGCCTTGTTCCCGATGCCTACTTCTCTGCCTCAAAGCTCAAGTGGCTCCTCGACAACGTGCCCGGCCTCAGGGGGAAGGCGGAGAGGGGCGAAGTCCTCTTTGGAACTGTCGATACATTCCTCATCTACCGCCTCACAGGAAAGCACGTCACCGACTACTCCAACGCCTCAAGGACGATGCTCTTCAACATACGCAAGCTGGAGTGGGACGGAGAACTGCTGGAGCTCTTCGACATCCCTGAGAGCGTCCTTCCCGAGGTTAGGGAATCAAGCGAGGTCTACGGCTACACGAAGAGGGAAATCCTAGGTGCTGAAATCCCCGTTAGCGGCGACGCCGGCGACCAGCAGGCGGCTCTCTTCGGCCAGGCAGCCTTCGAGACTGGAATGGTGAAGGCGACATACGGAACGGGGAGCTTCATCCTGGCCAACACTGGAAAGATGGTGCGCTACTCCGAGAACCTACTCACGACGATAGCCTGGGGCCTCAGGGGAAGGGTCAGCTACGCCCTTGAGGGAAGCGTTTTTGTGACCGGTGCCGCCGTTCAGTGGCTCAGGGATGGAATAAAGATAATCCAACACGCCTCGGAGACCGAGGAGCTTGCAACGAAGCTTGAGAGCAACGAGGGGGTCTACTTCGTTCCCGCCTTCGTCGGCCTTGGGGCGCCCTACTGGGATCAGTTCGCGCGCGGGCTGATAATCGGCATAACACGCGGTACCGGCAGGGAGCACCTGGCGAGGGCGACGCTTGAGGCCATCGCATACCTCACGAGGGACGTCGTTGAGGAGATGGAAAAGCTCGTCCAGATTAAGGACCTCCGCGTCGACGGAGGAGTCACTGCAAACGACTTCCTCATGCAGTTCCAGGCGGATATACTGAACAGAAAAGTCATAAGGCCCGTTGTGAAGGAAACCACAGCACTCGGAGCCGCTTATCTCGCAGGACTGGCCATCGGCTACTGGGAGAGCCTTGAAGAGATAAAGGATCTCTGGAAAGCCGAGAAGGTCTTCGAACCCAGGATGGATGAGGAGACGCGCGAAAGGCTCTACCGCGGCTGGAAGGAGGCTGTGAAGAGGGCGATGGGCTGGGCTAGGGTAGTTGGGGCCAAGTAA
- a CDS encoding glycerophosphodiester phosphodiesterase family protein, translating into MVNWNKTLVLGHRGYSAKYPENTLLAFKKAVEAGADGVELDVWLTKDGEVVVIHDETVDRVSNGSGKVKEMTLEELKSLDFGNGERIPTLEEVFEALPEDVIINVELKDIDAVEKTAELIKANNPDRILVSSFNIDALREYRKYDDETKIGILVDKEEALAQLPHLIAELKPWSLNPPIDAMALLGVEKTVGALQMARSAGLRIALWSLNEELYYANDNLVRLGGLFDVLIVNDVERMLNYLTGLGLR; encoded by the coding sequence ATGGTGAACTGGAATAAAACCCTGGTTCTTGGGCACAGGGGCTACTCCGCGAAGTACCCCGAGAACACCCTTCTGGCGTTCAAAAAAGCTGTAGAGGCCGGAGCAGATGGAGTTGAACTCGACGTCTGGCTCACAAAGGACGGGGAAGTGGTGGTTATCCACGACGAGACCGTTGACAGGGTGAGCAACGGAAGCGGTAAGGTCAAGGAGATGACGCTTGAGGAGCTCAAGTCCCTCGACTTCGGGAACGGGGAGAGGATCCCCACCCTTGAGGAGGTCTTTGAGGCCCTTCCGGAGGACGTTATAATCAACGTCGAGCTCAAGGACATCGATGCGGTGGAGAAGACTGCGGAGCTTATAAAGGCGAATAACCCCGATAGAATCCTCGTCTCGTCCTTCAACATCGATGCCCTCCGCGAATACCGCAAGTACGACGATGAGACCAAGATTGGGATCCTAGTAGACAAGGAGGAGGCACTGGCGCAGCTTCCCCATCTAATAGCCGAACTAAAACCATGGTCCCTCAACCCCCCGATTGACGCGATGGCCCTCCTCGGTGTTGAGAAGACCGTTGGGGCCCTTCAGATGGCAAGAAGTGCTGGCCTCAGGATAGCCCTCTGGTCGCTCAACGAGGAACTCTACTATGCCAACGACAATCTGGTGAGGCTCGGCGGTCTCTTCGACGTTCTCATTGTCAACGACGTTGAGAGGATGCTCAACTACCTAACCGGGCTCGGGTTGAGGTGA
- a CDS encoding glycerophosphodiester phosphodiesterase family protein: MGVLILGHRGFRGELENTLPAFRRAIRYAQGIEFDVRTTGDGKVVVHHDEHFTVGKERYYLKDLTLPELRRLHPLGKLIPTVDALLRELPPVHLDVDVKEAEAGEEALDLIEKYGAVERTVFSTDDPGTARALLHECPYCRVGFSIVGYSSVAWIPRLRGLYSIHVPIDGVSYVGYGPFTALLRTLRKRGFKLYLWNYKMDELLWVPRLEPLADVVISDDPAMLRKVFLPQGPR, translated from the coding sequence ATGGGAGTGCTCATCCTTGGACACAGGGGTTTCAGGGGAGAACTGGAGAACACGTTGCCGGCTTTCCGGAGGGCCATAAGGTACGCCCAGGGGATAGAGTTCGACGTGAGAACGACCGGGGACGGAAAGGTCGTGGTGCACCACGACGAACATTTCACGGTTGGAAAAGAGCGCTACTACCTCAAAGACCTCACCCTCCCAGAGCTCAGAAGGCTCCACCCCCTTGGAAAGCTTATCCCAACGGTTGATGCCCTGCTGAGGGAGCTTCCCCCAGTACACCTCGACGTGGACGTGAAGGAGGCGGAAGCCGGGGAAGAGGCCCTTGATCTCATCGAGAAATATGGGGCAGTGGAGAGAACTGTTTTTTCCACCGATGACCCGGGAACGGCCAGGGCACTGCTCCATGAATGCCCCTACTGCCGGGTGGGCTTCTCTATCGTCGGCTATTCCTCCGTCGCGTGGATCCCGAGGCTGAGGGGACTCTACTCCATCCACGTGCCGATAGACGGCGTTTCGTACGTGGGCTACGGTCCGTTCACTGCCCTGCTGAGGACACTGAGAAAGAGGGGTTTCAAGCTGTACCTGTGGAACTACAAAATGGACGAACTCCTCTGGGTTCCCCGGTTAGAGCCCCTCGCGGACGTCGTGATCTCCGACGATCCCGCTATGTTGAGAAAGGTTTTTCTACCGCAGGGGCCAAGATGA
- a CDS encoding SLC45 family MFS transporter, with amino-acid sequence MNLTEFRYSRIFLLGFGFFGISIIWALYNAYIPIFLQDTFGMGKTVTGFIMTIDNLFAVLLLPFLGALSDMTRTRFGRRKPYILLGAPSAALMFALIPIARDHGSLALFMGTIILMNFFMALFRSPVVAFMPDITPSEKRSQANGIINFMGGLGALLAYFGGKVLYDINYAYPFYAGALIMLLANLFVVLFVPEPEEYRVPGKKISIRKLLSETSHKSFGELKENLKDVFASHERSLLAILLAIFLWFVAFNSLETFFTSYFKYHLFGIPVGAPETELTRKIESTGAFMLGAVSLSFMLSAIPAGFLGARIGRRKTITIGLVIVALMVITAYFLGQAHRPESPSLSDPVVMEFMGLFFIAGIGWAMVNVNSLPMVVDMTTEEKLGGYTGLYYFFSQAANLVAPPLAGIFIDLLGYWTLLPFATVFFLLAALVVQFVRRGDVVRTKGGALDYVPDMD; translated from the coding sequence ATGAACTTGACCGAGTTCAGGTACAGCAGAATCTTCCTGCTTGGTTTCGGTTTCTTCGGTATAAGCATAATCTGGGCCCTCTACAACGCGTACATTCCGATATTCCTCCAGGACACCTTTGGAATGGGCAAGACTGTAACGGGCTTCATCATGACCATCGACAACCTTTTTGCGGTTCTCCTGCTCCCCTTCCTCGGGGCCCTTAGCGACATGACGCGGACCAGGTTTGGGAGGAGAAAGCCGTACATACTCCTCGGTGCTCCATCCGCCGCGCTTATGTTTGCCCTCATTCCGATAGCAAGGGATCACGGCAGTCTGGCCCTGTTCATGGGGACGATAATCCTGATGAACTTCTTCATGGCACTCTTCCGCTCCCCCGTCGTTGCCTTCATGCCAGACATAACCCCGAGTGAGAAGAGGAGCCAGGCCAACGGCATAATCAACTTCATGGGCGGACTCGGGGCTCTGCTTGCTTATTTCGGCGGTAAAGTTCTCTACGACATTAACTACGCCTATCCATTCTACGCCGGTGCGCTCATAATGCTCCTCGCCAACCTTTTCGTTGTCCTTTTCGTTCCCGAGCCCGAGGAGTACCGCGTTCCCGGAAAGAAGATCAGCATCAGAAAGCTCCTCTCCGAAACTTCTCACAAGAGCTTCGGCGAACTCAAGGAAAACCTCAAGGACGTCTTCGCCAGCCACGAGAGAAGCCTGCTCGCTATTCTGCTGGCCATCTTCCTCTGGTTCGTTGCCTTCAACTCCCTCGAAACGTTCTTCACCAGCTACTTCAAGTACCACCTCTTTGGCATCCCCGTGGGGGCCCCCGAGACGGAACTGACGCGGAAGATAGAGAGCACTGGCGCCTTCATGCTCGGAGCGGTATCACTCAGCTTCATGCTTTCGGCGATCCCCGCGGGGTTCCTCGGCGCCAGGATCGGCAGGAGGAAGACCATAACGATTGGCCTTGTGATAGTGGCCCTCATGGTGATCACCGCCTACTTCCTCGGTCAGGCCCACAGGCCCGAGAGCCCCTCCCTTTCGGATCCCGTCGTCATGGAGTTCATGGGGCTCTTCTTTATAGCGGGTATTGGGTGGGCCATGGTCAACGTCAATTCCCTGCCGATGGTCGTCGACATGACGACCGAGGAGAAGCTTGGCGGCTACACTGGCCTCTATTACTTCTTCAGCCAGGCCGCCAACCTGGTCGCCCCACCGCTCGCGGGCATTTTCATCGACCTCCTCGGTTACTGGACTCTCCTGCCCTTCGCCACGGTATTCTTCCTCCTGGCGGCGCTGGTAGTCCAGTTCGTCAGGAGGGGAGACGTGGTCAGAACGAAGGGCGGCGCCCTCGACTACGTTCCGGACATGGATTGA